In one window of Ruminococcus hominis DNA:
- a CDS encoding glycoside hydrolase family 32 protein encodes MSEMLEKARKYEEEQGKQIKAEDRPAFHVSPYVGWMNDPNGFSYYQGEYHLFYQYYPYDTHWNSMHWGHVVSKDLLHWEFLPAALAPDEEYDKVGCFSGSAIELDDGRQLLMYTAVDHETLEDGSKRDIQTQAVAVGDGRDYVKYEKNPVLTEKNLPEGASKVDFRDPKIWKGKDGNFYCVIGSRPADGSGQILLYRSENGFDWEFVSILAENKKRFGKMWECPDFFELDGKHILLTSPQDMLPEGLEYHNGNGTLCIIGEMDKDTYTLKEQFAQSVDYGIDFYAMQTVKAPDGRRIMIGWMQNWDTLAHRDNDSKWFAQMSLPRELSVKNGRLYQTPIKELDALRKNRVEYNDVVIDNDTITLDRVEGRTIDMELVIRPEDKENMYKKFGLRFAKNEKFYTELSFRPDESVLKIDRKFSGTERALVHQRRCLVNGDANELKLRVILDRFSAEIFINDGEQVMSVVIFTEQEAKGISFFADGAAKIDVVKYDLI; translated from the coding sequence ATGAGTGAGATGTTAGAAAAGGCTAGAAAATATGAAGAAGAACAAGGGAAGCAGATAAAAGCAGAAGACAGACCGGCTTTTCATGTGAGTCCATATGTCGGATGGATGAATGACCCGAATGGTTTTTCATACTATCAGGGAGAGTACCATCTTTTTTATCAGTATTATCCATATGATACACACTGGAACAGTATGCATTGGGGGCATGTGGTTAGTAAAGATTTACTGCATTGGGAATTTCTTCCAGCAGCTCTTGCACCAGATGAAGAATACGATAAGGTTGGATGTTTTTCGGGAAGTGCAATAGAGTTGGATGACGGTAGACAATTGCTTATGTATACAGCTGTAGATCATGAAACATTAGAAGATGGAAGTAAAAGAGATATACAGACACAGGCGGTAGCTGTCGGAGACGGAAGAGATTATGTGAAATACGAGAAGAATCCGGTTTTAACAGAAAAGAATCTTCCGGAAGGTGCAAGTAAAGTAGATTTCCGTGATCCAAAAATCTGGAAAGGAAAAGATGGAAACTTCTATTGTGTGATTGGAAGCAGACCGGCAGATGGAAGCGGTCAGATTCTTCTTTACAGAAGTGAGAATGGATTTGACTGGGAATTTGTCAGCATCCTTGCAGAAAATAAGAAACGTTTTGGAAAAATGTGGGAATGTCCGGATTTCTTTGAACTGGATGGAAAACACATTCTCCTGACAAGTCCGCAGGATATGTTGCCGGAAGGCTTGGAATATCATAACGGAAACGGCACTTTATGTATCATAGGAGAAATGGACAAGGATACATATACCTTAAAAGAGCAGTTCGCTCAGTCTGTGGATTATGGAATTGATTTTTATGCAATGCAGACGGTGAAAGCACCGGACGGACGCAGAATTATGATTGGCTGGATGCAGAACTGGGACACATTGGCTCATCGTGATAATGATTCGAAGTGGTTTGCACAAATGAGTTTGCCGAGAGAATTGTCTGTGAAAAACGGAAGACTTTATCAAACTCCAATCAAAGAACTCGATGCACTGCGCAAAAACAGAGTTGAGTACAACGATGTAGTAATAGATAATGATACGATCACATTAGATCGCGTCGAAGGACGAACCATCGATATGGAACTTGTGATACGTCCGGAAGATAAAGAAAATATGTATAAGAAATTTGGATTACGCTTTGCGAAGAATGAGAAGTTTTATACAGAACTGAGCTTCCGTCCTGATGAGTCTGTACTGAAAATTGATAGAAAATTTTCAGGAACCGAAAGAGCGTTGGTTCATCAGAGAAGATGTCTGGTAAATGGAGATGCCAATGAATTAAAACTCCGTGTGATTTTAGACAGATTCAGCGCAGAGATATTTATTAATGATGGCGAGCAGGTTATGTCTGTAGTTATATTTACAGAACAAGAGGCAAAAGGAATTTCGTTCTTTGCTGATGGTGCAGCTAAAATCGATGTAGTGAAATATGATCTGATTTAG
- a CDS encoding threonine/serine exporter family protein: MSMHLFFEFLNAAVGTMAFALLFQVPKQYYVNCGIIGGCGWLCYKLLLSGCGLFASTFFATVLVVFLSRLSAVHRHCPVTVFLIAGIFPLVPGAGIYWTAYYAVTDQLAKASARGFLTLKIAVAIVLGILFVFEFPQKWFRRIASHETI; this comes from the coding sequence ATGTCTATGCATTTATTTTTTGAATTTCTTAACGCTGCTGTTGGTACAATGGCGTTTGCCCTGCTTTTTCAAGTACCAAAACAATATTATGTAAACTGCGGTATAATCGGCGGATGTGGATGGCTTTGTTATAAATTGCTTCTTTCTGGATGCGGACTTTTCGCTTCTACCTTTTTTGCGACCGTTCTTGTCGTTTTCCTCTCCCGCCTCAGTGCAGTTCATCGCCATTGTCCGGTAACAGTCTTTTTGATTGCCGGCATTTTCCCGCTGGTTCCAGGAGCCGGCATCTATTGGACCGCCTACTATGCAGTGACAGACCAGCTTGCCAAAGCTTCTGCCCGCGGATTTCTAACCTTAAAAATTGCCGTTGCAATTGTACTTGGTATTTTGTTTGTTTTTGAATTTCCACAAAAATGGTTCCGCAGGATTGCCTCCCACGAAACCATATAA
- a CDS encoding ABC transporter ATP-binding protein — MASLSLRGIEKIYPNGFHAVKDFNLEIEDKEFIIFVGPSGCGKSTTLRMIAGLEDISGGVLEIDGKKMNDVEPKDRDIAMVFQNYALYPHMTVYDNMAFGLKLRKVPKDEIDKKVREAARILDLEKLLDRKPKALSGGQRQRVAMGRAIVRNPKVFLMDEPLSNLDAKLRVQMRIEISKLHENLGATIIYVTHDQTEAMTLGTRIVVMKDGIVQQVDTPQNLYNSPCNQFVAGFIGSPQMNFMDALVNVNGNDVTLTVGEHVLKVPASKKQALIDGGYDGKTVVLGIRPEDVHDSQAFISNSPDSVIKSKIKVYELLGAEVFLYFDLEGTQMTARVNPRTTLRTGDDAIFALDMEKIHLFDKDTELTITN, encoded by the coding sequence ATGGCAAGTTTATCATTAAGAGGAATTGAAAAAATATATCCAAACGGATTTCACGCAGTAAAAGATTTCAATCTTGAAATCGAAGATAAAGAATTCATCATTTTCGTAGGACCATCAGGATGTGGTAAATCTACTACACTTCGTATGATCGCAGGTCTGGAAGACATTTCCGGTGGTGTTCTTGAAATTGACGGAAAGAAAATGAACGATGTAGAGCCTAAAGACCGTGATATCGCAATGGTATTCCAGAACTATGCTCTGTACCCACATATGACAGTATATGACAACATGGCTTTCGGTTTGAAACTTCGTAAAGTTCCAAAAGATGAGATTGATAAAAAAGTTCGCGAGGCTGCAAGAATCCTTGACCTTGAAAAACTGCTTGACCGTAAACCAAAAGCTCTTTCCGGTGGACAGAGACAGCGTGTTGCTATGGGACGTGCTATCGTTCGTAATCCTAAGGTATTCCTTATGGATGAGCCTCTTTCAAACTTGGATGCTAAGCTGAGAGTTCAGATGCGTATCGAGATTTCCAAACTGCATGAGAATTTAGGTGCTACGATCATCTACGTTACACATGACCAGACAGAGGCTATGACACTTGGTACAAGAATCGTTGTTATGAAAGACGGAATTGTTCAGCAGGTAGATACTCCTCAGAACCTTTACAATTCACCATGTAACCAGTTCGTTGCCGGATTCATCGGATCACCTCAGATGAACTTCATGGATGCACTTGTTAATGTAAATGGAAATGATGTTACATTAACAGTAGGTGAGCATGTATTAAAAGTTCCTGCATCTAAAAAACAGGCTCTGATCGATGGCGGTTATGATGGAAAAACTGTTGTTCTTGGTATTCGTCCTGAAGATGTACATGATTCACAGGCATTTATCAGCAACTCTCCTGACAGCGTGATCAAATCTAAGATCAAAGTTTATGAATTGCTTGGTGCAGAAGTATTCTTGTATTTCGACTTAGAAGGAACTCAGATGACAGCACGTGTTAATCCACGTACAACTCTGAGAACAGGAGATGATGCAATCTTCGCTCTTGATATGGAAAAGATTCACCTTTTCGACAAAGATACTGAGTTGACGATTACAAACTAG
- a CDS encoding ABC transporter substrate-binding protein, with translation MKKRKVNALLAIVLSLTMLVGVTGCGKEQQLEAEINPDTPATEVQFPLKETAELSFITSAPATSTQEPNERVIFQRMEEQTNVHIDWTCFVSDQFSDKKNLALAQFGNLPDGLFNAGMSDYDLLRYAKQGIIIPLENLIDKYMPNLQAVFDKYPEYRTMCTAPDGHIYSFPWIEQLGAGKEAIQAIGDIPYINKKWLDYLGLEIPTTTDELEQVLIQFRDHADELEKEFSIEGNVIPMSFIINNGDQDPAILINGFGKGYGDTGDHFAVTDEGKVIYTTVQEGYKEGIEWLHKLVTEDLVDPEAFTQEWSTYVAKGKNHRYGLCFTWDIANIDNNEDYVMLPALTGPNGMRNITRQNNSETSGFDRGRCVLTSSCRNTALAAAWIDQMYAPLQSPQNNWGTYGEKDSFNIFEMSTNKDGGKMLKHMDLGKQSPVEVREAQSVNGPLAVLNEYYDVYVTQPEDAKWRLDNMHETYLQDMNSKYVYPNVFMSIDDTNKVSQYDTDIKKYAEQKKADWILNGGIEKEWDSYLKKMEQYGLSDYLSIKQKYFDQYQESVSEEK, from the coding sequence ATGAAGAAAAGAAAAGTAAATGCATTACTTGCAATTGTACTATCTCTGACGATGCTGGTGGGAGTTACAGGTTGTGGAAAAGAGCAGCAGCTTGAAGCTGAAATCAACCCGGACACACCTGCAACGGAAGTGCAGTTTCCATTGAAGGAAACTGCAGAACTTTCATTTATTACAAGTGCACCGGCTACATCAACACAGGAGCCAAATGAACGAGTAATCTTTCAGAGAATGGAAGAGCAGACGAATGTTCATATTGATTGGACTTGTTTTGTATCGGATCAGTTTTCTGATAAGAAAAATCTGGCACTTGCTCAATTTGGAAATCTACCGGACGGATTATTCAATGCAGGTATGAGTGATTATGATCTATTGCGTTATGCAAAGCAGGGTATCATTATCCCATTAGAAAATCTGATAGATAAATATATGCCGAATTTACAGGCAGTATTTGATAAATATCCAGAATATAGGACAATGTGTACAGCACCAGATGGACATATTTATTCATTCCCTTGGATTGAACAGCTTGGAGCCGGGAAAGAAGCCATTCAGGCAATCGGAGATATTCCATATATTAACAAAAAATGGCTGGATTATCTAGGACTTGAGATTCCGACAACAACAGATGAATTGGAACAGGTATTGATTCAATTCCGTGATCATGCAGATGAGCTTGAAAAAGAATTTTCAATTGAAGGTAATGTGATTCCAATGTCATTTATTATCAATAATGGGGACCAAGATCCGGCAATTTTAATCAATGGGTTTGGAAAAGGTTATGGAGATACGGGAGATCATTTCGCTGTAACGGATGAAGGAAAAGTTATTTACACAACTGTTCAGGAAGGTTATAAAGAAGGAATTGAATGGTTACATAAACTTGTGACAGAGGATTTAGTTGACCCAGAAGCATTTACACAAGAGTGGTCTACCTATGTAGCAAAAGGTAAGAACCATCGATACGGTCTCTGTTTTACATGGGACATTGCAAATATTGATAACAATGAAGATTATGTGATGCTACCGGCGCTGACGGGGCCGAATGGCATGAGAAATATCACGAGACAGAACAACAGTGAAACAAGTGGATTTGACCGTGGAAGATGTGTTCTTACATCAAGTTGTCGGAATACAGCACTTGCTGCTGCATGGATTGACCAGATGTATGCACCACTTCAATCACCACAGAATAACTGGGGAACTTATGGAGAAAAGGACTCCTTTAACATTTTTGAAATGTCTACAAACAAAGATGGTGGAAAAATGCTAAAGCATATGGATCTTGGAAAACAGTCTCCGGTAGAAGTGCGTGAGGCACAATCGGTAAATGGCCCTCTTGCAGTTTTAAATGAATATTATGATGTATATGTAACACAGCCAGAAGATGCAAAATGGCGTTTGGATAATATGCATGAAACTTATTTACAGGATATGAACAGTAAATATGTTTATCCAAATGTGTTTATGAGCATTGATGATACGAATAAAGTATCTCAGTACGATACAGATATAAAAAAATATGCAGAACAGAAGAAAGCAGACTGGATTCTGAATGGAGGAATTGAAAAAGAGTGGGATTCCTATCTGAAGAAAATGGAACAGTATGGACTTTCTGATTATCTTTCAATTAAACAGAAATACTTTGATCAGTATCAGGAGTCAGTGAGTGAAGAAAAATAA
- a CDS encoding PucR family transcriptional regulator — MKHSTELEHALKNLRQLTGITLDVKADTEEEEIQALTQIRCLCNAYQEKYNKTYFLQGLVTGTIPIYDILERASRLHINLEERRILFLLKTKGPLDEIIPEILKNLFPPQTHSYLVPLTESSMVVLRPVKDSETENDFLQIARTIVDTLNMEALSFIQVAYSGCFYSLTECSEAYKSAYLALKVGNLFYSEQTVFPYNRLGVGRLLYQLPISICEGFLHEVFGDDIPDSFDNETDITITRFLQNNLNIAETSRQLHMHRNTLIYRLDQVEKKTGLDLRKFEDAMTFKLASMVINYLYSERNS; from the coding sequence ATGAAACATAGCACAGAACTTGAACATGCATTAAAAAATCTCAGACAGCTTACAGGCATCACCCTGGATGTAAAAGCTGATACAGAAGAAGAGGAAATTCAGGCACTCACACAGATACGTTGTCTTTGTAATGCTTATCAGGAAAAATATAACAAGACCTATTTTTTACAGGGGCTTGTAACCGGAACGATTCCGATATATGATATTTTAGAAAGAGCTTCTCGACTGCATATCAATCTTGAGGAACGACGCATTCTGTTTTTATTAAAGACCAAAGGTCCTCTAGATGAAATAATTCCGGAGATTTTAAAGAATCTGTTTCCACCACAGACGCACTCTTATCTGGTTCCTTTAACTGAATCCAGCATGGTCGTCCTTCGTCCTGTGAAGGATTCGGAAACAGAAAACGATTTTTTACAGATTGCACGTACGATTGTCGATACACTGAATATGGAGGCTCTCTCTTTTATCCAGGTGGCTTACAGCGGATGCTTTTATTCCCTTACGGAATGCTCAGAAGCTTATAAAAGTGCCTATCTCGCTTTAAAGGTTGGAAATTTATTTTATTCAGAACAAACAGTATTTCCGTATAACCGGCTTGGAGTCGGACGCTTGCTATACCAGCTTCCAATTTCAATCTGCGAGGGATTTTTACATGAAGTATTTGGTGATGATATTCCTGATTCATTTGATAACGAAACAGATATAACAATTACCAGATTTCTTCAAAACAACCTGAATATTGCCGAGACTTCCAGACAATTACATATGCACCGCAATACTCTTATTTACCGACTTGACCAGGTAGAGAAAAAGACAGGTCTCGACCTTCGCAAATTTGAAGATGCTATGACCTTCAAGCTTGCAAGTATGGTTATAAATTATTTATATTCAGAAAGGAATTCTTAA
- a CDS encoding carbohydrate kinase family protein translates to MKKYDVVALGELLIDFTENGKSAQGNPLFEANPGGAPCNVLAMLTKLGRKTAFIGKVGEDFFGKQLRDAITEVRIDASGLCTDKEIHTTLAMVHTYPDGDRDFSFYRNPGADMMLNKEEICEELIKETKIFHFGTLSMTHEGVREATKEAIRIAEESGALISFDPNLRPPLWNSLDEAKEQVLYGLAHCQILKISDNEIQWLTGEEDYTEGVNWIRERYQIPLILVSMGKEGSRAYYNGIMVEVKPFLQKDTIETTGAGDTFCGCVLHYICEHGMEGLEENLKEMLTFANAAASVITTRKGALRVMPTRDEIQNLLDERM, encoded by the coding sequence ATGAAGAAATATGATGTAGTGGCATTAGGAGAATTATTAATTGATTTTACAGAAAATGGAAAAAGTGCTCAGGGAAACCCACTTTTTGAAGCAAATCCGGGAGGCGCTCCGTGCAATGTACTTGCAATGTTGACAAAACTTGGACGTAAGACAGCATTTATCGGAAAAGTTGGGGAAGACTTTTTTGGAAAACAGTTGAGAGATGCGATAACAGAAGTTAGGATTGATGCTTCTGGATTATGCACAGACAAGGAAATCCATACAACACTGGCGATGGTGCATACTTATCCGGATGGGGACAGAGATTTTTCATTTTATCGAAATCCGGGAGCAGATATGATGCTGAATAAAGAAGAAATTTGTGAAGAACTTATCAAAGAAACAAAAATCTTCCATTTCGGAACATTATCTATGACACATGAAGGGGTACGTGAAGCAACAAAAGAGGCAATTCGCATCGCAGAAGAGTCCGGTGCACTTATTTCCTTTGATCCGAACTTACGTCCTCCGCTTTGGAATTCTTTGGATGAGGCAAAGGAACAGGTGTTATATGGATTAGCACATTGTCAGATTTTGAAAATTTCAGACAATGAGATTCAGTGGCTGACTGGTGAAGAAGATTATACTGAGGGTGTGAACTGGATTAGAGAAAGATATCAGATTCCGCTAATTCTTGTATCTATGGGAAAAGAAGGAAGCCGTGCATATTATAACGGAATTATGGTAGAGGTAAAACCATTCCTTCAGAAAGATACAATTGAGACGACAGGGGCAGGAGATACATTCTGTGGTTGTGTATTACATTATATCTGTGAACATGGAATGGAAGGCTTAGAAGAAAATCTGAAAGAAATGCTGACGTTTGCAAATGCGGCAGCATCTGTGATCACAACAAGAAAAGGTGCACTGCGCGTAATGCCGACAAGAGATGAAATCCAGAATCTGCTGGACGAACGGATGTAA
- a CDS encoding peptidylprolyl isomerase produces MANPIVTFEMENGDIMKAELYPEIAPNTVNNFVSLVQKGFYDGLIFHRVIRGFMIQGGCPNGTGMGGPGYSIKGEFSQNGFENNLKHDPGVLSMARAMHPDSAGSQFFIMHEKSPHLDGAYAAFGKITEGMDIVNKIAETATDYSDRPLEEQKMKKVTVETFGEEFQEPERA; encoded by the coding sequence ATGGCAAATCCAATCGTAACATTTGAGATGGAGAATGGAGACATTATGAAAGCAGAACTGTATCCGGAGATCGCTCCTAATACAGTGAATAACTTTGTATCATTAGTTCAGAAAGGATTCTATGATGGACTGATCTTCCATCGTGTTATCCGTGGATTTATGATCCAGGGAGGATGCCCGAACGGAACAGGTATGGGTGGTCCGGGATATTCAATCAAAGGAGAATTTTCACAGAACGGATTCGAGAATAATCTGAAACATGATCCGGGAGTGCTTTCTATGGCACGCGCAATGCATCCGGATTCAGCAGGATCACAGTTCTTCATCATGCATGAGAAATCACCACATCTGGATGGCGCTTATGCAGCATTTGGTAAGATCACAGAAGGAATGGATATTGTAAATAAGATTGCTGAGACAGCAACAGATTACAGTGACCGTCCACTGGAAGAACAGAAGATGAAGAAGGTTACAGTTGAGACATTCGGCGAAGAATTTCAGGAGCCAGAAAGAGCTTAA
- a CDS encoding energy-coupling factor transporter ATPase, which translates to MEMIQAEELVYEYEKRDDEGNVVGMHRAVDGVDIDVRPGQFVAILGHNGSGKSTLAKHMNAILVPTGGTMWVNGRDTKDPNELMNVRQSAGMVFQNPDNQIIGTVVEEDVGFGPENLGVPTDEIWKRVEDSLRAVGMLEYRKNSPNKLSGGQKQRVAIAGVIAMEPQCIVLDEPTAMLDPNGRKEVLRTVHELRKRKNVTVILITHYMEEVVDADWVYVMDSGHVVMRGTPRQIFSQVDELKKYHLDVPQVTMLAEELRKRGMDIPKGILHREELVEYIMKAQKKDA; encoded by the coding sequence ATGGAGATGATACAGGCAGAAGAGCTTGTTTATGAATATGAAAAACGAGATGATGAGGGAAATGTAGTCGGAATGCATCGAGCTGTAGATGGTGTGGATATAGATGTCAGACCTGGACAGTTTGTTGCGATTCTTGGACATAATGGCTCTGGAAAATCTACACTCGCAAAGCATATGAATGCAATTCTTGTTCCTACAGGAGGAACGATGTGGGTGAACGGGCGTGATACAAAGGATCCGAATGAGCTGATGAATGTACGTCAATCAGCCGGGATGGTATTTCAGAATCCGGATAACCAGATTATTGGAACTGTCGTAGAAGAGGATGTCGGATTTGGACCGGAGAATTTAGGTGTTCCGACGGATGAGATATGGAAGCGAGTAGAAGACAGTCTCAGGGCTGTAGGTATGTTAGAATATCGTAAAAATTCACCAAATAAATTATCAGGCGGACAGAAACAACGTGTGGCAATTGCAGGTGTAATCGCGATGGAACCACAGTGTATTGTGCTGGATGAACCAACAGCCATGTTAGACCCGAATGGAAGAAAAGAAGTGCTTCGTACAGTGCATGAACTTCGTAAAAGAAAAAATGTAACAGTTATCTTAATTACACATTATATGGAAGAAGTAGTAGATGCAGACTGGGTATATGTAATGGATAGCGGACATGTGGTGATGCGTGGAACACCGAGACAGATTTTTAGTCAGGTCGATGAATTGAAAAAATATCACCTTGATGTGCCACAGGTTACGATGCTTGCAGAGGAACTTCGAAAGAGAGGAATGGATATTCCAAAGGGAATACTGCATCGTGAAGAACTGGTAGAGTATATTATGAAAGCACAGAAAAAAGACGCATAG
- a CDS encoding threonine/serine exporter family protein, which translates to METFEKEDNRMALNTAALAGDILLESGAEISRVEETINRIARAYGIESCDPFVLSSGFFLTADSNSDQNFAWVRHIPLSATRLDRVTAVNQLSREIEQGIYSPTEAYQKLQAIQKTPAKAKWCQILASGIGSGCFCYLFGGDAIDSIVSFIAGLLLYVYLLCLVKGRLSKIATNISGGMVVTLIAVLIYQMGLGHHLNEIIIGAIIPLVPGVAFTNGIRDIADQDYIAGAVRMLDALLVTFSIAMGVGLIIIGYHQIVGSMLLP; encoded by the coding sequence TTGGAAACTTTTGAAAAAGAAGACAATCGAATGGCATTGAACACAGCCGCTCTTGCAGGCGATATCCTGCTGGAAAGCGGTGCTGAGATTTCTCGTGTAGAAGAGACAATTAACAGAATTGCCCGTGCCTATGGTATTGAATCTTGTGATCCTTTTGTCTTAAGCAGTGGATTCTTTCTCACTGCTGACAGTAATTCTGATCAGAACTTTGCCTGGGTAAGACATATTCCTCTGAGTGCGACACGATTAGATCGCGTTACAGCCGTCAACCAATTATCACGCGAAATTGAGCAGGGTATTTACAGTCCCACTGAAGCATATCAGAAGCTCCAGGCAATCCAGAAAACACCGGCAAAGGCCAAATGGTGCCAGATTCTTGCTTCCGGTATCGGAAGTGGATGCTTTTGCTATCTGTTTGGCGGTGATGCTATTGATAGTATCGTTTCTTTTATAGCCGGACTGCTTTTATATGTCTATTTATTATGTCTTGTAAAAGGACGCCTCTCAAAAATCGCAACAAATATTTCCGGCGGTATGGTCGTAACTTTAATCGCCGTACTCATTTACCAAATGGGGCTTGGACATCATTTAAATGAGATTATCATCGGTGCTATTATCCCATTGGTTCCCGGTGTTGCCTTTACAAATGGTATCCGCGACATTGCAGACCAAGATTATATCGCCGGAGCTGTTCGAATGCTGGATGCTCTTCTTGTTACTTTCAGCATTGCCATGGGAGTAGGACTTATTATAATCGGATATCACCAGATTGTCGGCAGTATGCTTCTTCCTTAA